Proteins found in one Thermaerobacter subterraneus DSM 13965 genomic segment:
- the yunB gene encoding sporulation protein YunB — MRRRTRRRSGVGWPPRLRLGPRGVVVLALLVLAGIGWAADRALAPALMAVARREAEIRAVEAIGAAVEAEIAGRYQPEDVIRVRYDGGRPVFVQVNTPLIVDVQARVMRAVQDRLNHLRSLPVVIPLGAALGNPLVAGWGPGVPVRILPLGRVDVDVQSRFDGAGINQVRHRVVLVIRTSVRVAIPLYGDTVPVEVPVPLVETVIPGEVPPWVVPWPGGAPGSGGPP, encoded by the coding sequence GTGCGCCGCAGGACCCGCCGGCGGTCCGGGGTGGGGTGGCCGCCCCGGCTGCGCCTGGGGCCACGCGGGGTGGTGGTGCTGGCCCTGCTCGTCCTCGCGGGGATCGGCTGGGCGGCGGACCGGGCTCTCGCGCCGGCCCTCATGGCCGTTGCCCGGCGGGAAGCGGAGATCCGGGCGGTGGAGGCCATCGGTGCCGCCGTGGAAGCGGAGATCGCCGGCCGGTACCAGCCCGAGGACGTGATCCGGGTGCGGTACGACGGCGGCCGGCCGGTGTTCGTCCAGGTGAACACCCCGCTGATCGTCGACGTCCAGGCCCGGGTGATGCGGGCCGTACAGGACCGGCTCAACCACCTGCGGTCGCTGCCTGTGGTGATCCCCCTGGGGGCGGCCCTGGGCAATCCCCTGGTGGCCGGCTGGGGTCCCGGTGTGCCCGTACGCATCCTGCCCCTGGGCCGGGTGGACGTGGACGTTCAGAGCCGGTTCGACGGAGCGGGCATCAACCAGGTGCGCCACCGGGTGGTGCTGGTGATCCGCACCTCCGTGCGCGTGGCCATCCCCCTGTACGGCGATACCGTCCCGGTGGAGGTCCCGGTCCCCCTGGTGGAGACGGTGATACCGGGCGAGGTGCCGCCCTGGGTGGTCCCGTGGCCGGGCGGCGCGCCGGGGTCGGGTGGCCCACCGTAG
- the ruvA gene encoding Holliday junction branch migration protein RuvA, translating to MIAFLRGELAGFHGDEAWIDVGGVGFRVAVSRQTQRRLPPVGEPVRLLTRLVVREDQWSLYGFATADEQAAFDALVAVSGVGPRVALSVLSVLTPEDLRRAVVLQDPALLTRVPGVGPKLARRLLTELRDRLGQPLAEDGAAGGPAATGTAGAVPSPGTGEASPRDDALAALEALGYSRAEAEGALAAVAGQVEPGAPAAAWVRAALRALAGARAAGGAAR from the coding sequence GTGATCGCCTTCTTGCGCGGCGAGCTGGCCGGTTTCCACGGTGACGAAGCCTGGATCGACGTGGGCGGGGTGGGCTTCCGGGTCGCGGTCTCCCGCCAGACCCAGCGCCGGCTGCCGCCGGTGGGTGAGCCCGTGCGGCTCCTCACCCGGCTGGTGGTCCGGGAAGACCAGTGGTCCCTCTACGGTTTTGCCACGGCCGACGAGCAGGCGGCCTTCGACGCCCTGGTGGCCGTGTCGGGGGTCGGGCCACGGGTCGCCCTCTCGGTGCTGTCGGTCCTGACCCCCGAAGACCTGCGGCGGGCCGTGGTCCTCCAGGATCCCGCCCTGCTGACCCGGGTGCCTGGGGTCGGGCCCAAGCTGGCCCGGCGGCTGCTGACGGAATTGCGCGACCGGCTGGGGCAGCCGCTGGCGGAGGACGGTGCCGCGGGCGGCCCGGCCGCCACGGGCACGGCGGGGGCGGTCCCTTCGCCGGGTACCGGCGAAGCCTCGCCCCGGGACGATGCCCTGGCGGCCCTGGAGGCCCTGGGTTACAGCCGCGCTGAGGCCGAGGGTGCCCTGGCGGCGGTGGCCGGCCAGGTCGAACCGGGCGCCCCGGCGGCGGCCTGGGTGCGGGCCGCCCTGCGGGCCCTGGCCGGCGCCCGAGCGGCGGGAGGTGCGGCCCGGTGA
- the cysK gene encoding cysteine synthase A gives MADVKQQAGRVATDVLQLVGATPVVRLNKVIPRDSAEVWVKLESYNPAGSVKDRIALSMIEAAERDGRLKPGYTIVEPTSGNTGIGLAMVAAVKGYRLLLVMPETMSLERRALLRAYGAELVLTPGTEGMAGAIRRAQELVAEHPTYFMPMQFDNPANPEIHRRTTAREVLEQMDGRLDAFVAGVGTGGTLTGVGEVLKEQLPGCLVVAVEPAGSAVLSGGEPGPHRIQGIGAGFVPRVLNRQVIDRIIPVRDEDAVIMMRRLAREEGLLAGISSGAAAWAARQVARELGPGRRVLAVLPDTGERYLSMMEDLAAFVRDEE, from the coding sequence TTGGCCGACGTCAAGCAGCAGGCGGGTCGCGTGGCGACCGACGTCCTGCAACTGGTGGGCGCGACGCCGGTGGTGCGCCTCAACAAGGTGATCCCCCGCGACAGCGCCGAGGTCTGGGTCAAGCTGGAGTCGTACAACCCCGCCGGGTCCGTGAAGGACCGCATCGCCCTGAGCATGATCGAAGCCGCCGAGCGGGATGGCCGCCTCAAGCCGGGCTACACCATCGTGGAGCCCACCAGCGGCAACACCGGCATCGGCCTGGCCATGGTGGCCGCGGTCAAAGGGTACCGCCTGCTGCTGGTGATGCCCGAGACCATGTCCCTGGAGCGCCGGGCGCTGCTACGGGCCTACGGCGCCGAGCTGGTCCTCACGCCCGGGACCGAGGGCATGGCGGGCGCCATCCGCAGGGCGCAGGAGCTGGTGGCGGAGCATCCGACGTACTTCATGCCGATGCAGTTCGACAACCCCGCCAACCCCGAGATCCACCGCCGGACCACCGCCCGGGAGGTCCTGGAGCAGATGGACGGGCGGCTGGATGCCTTCGTCGCCGGGGTGGGGACGGGCGGCACCCTGACGGGGGTGGGGGAGGTGCTCAAGGAGCAGCTGCCCGGGTGCCTGGTGGTGGCGGTCGAACCGGCCGGTTCGGCCGTGCTCTCGGGCGGGGAGCCGGGGCCCCACCGCATCCAGGGCATCGGGGCCGGGTTCGTCCCGCGGGTGCTGAACCGGCAGGTGATCGACCGCATCATCCCCGTCCGGGATGAGGACGCGGTGATCATGATGCGCCGCCTTGCCCGGGAGGAAGGACTTCTGGCCGGCATCTCGTCGGGCGCGGCGGCATGGGCCGCGCGGCAGGTGGCGCGGGAACTGGGTCCGGGCCGGCGGGTGCTGGCGGTGCTGCCCGACACCGGGGAGCGCTACCTCTCCATGATGGAAGACCTGGCCGCCTTCGTCCGCGACGAGGAGTAA
- a CDS encoding transglycosylase domain-containing protein, whose protein sequence is MAGYPHAPAGGGPRRRKPWWRRIRWMRLFLFLVFLFGISGTVLAAGFMMGAVRAMGPITALRPQVAQTSFIYDRHGELLTEITGPENRIVVPLEQIPEHVRQAFIAIEDERFYDHFGVDPIGIARALINNLRGGYLQGASTITQQLARSAFLTQDRTWRRKVQEAILAIELERRFTKDEILEMYLNQIYFGNGAYGIQAASYTYFGKPVEELTIAEAAVLAGIPKNPSAYPPPPIPEPGDEPSPEDQQRAENGRWKERQRLVLTKMRELGFITEEQYRAALEEDVLGNRPKTAPNNPQRDQNVFGHVVDYVIEETQRILAEQLAATRGLSPSEAQQRAESMLYQGGLRIYSTVDPELQRAAYRAQHEHLRRLGYPMPTPEDRLRGPQAAAVLIDVEQAQVVALVGGRFYDGPLGARNFNRATTARRSLGSATKPLTAYGPALAAGYTPATAVDDVIQVVPSGGSTKPIGNYDDRYFGFTPFRFGLKRSINTVAIQAVQLVGVDQAWEFGRRLGLNLVEKDRDISPLALGGFTNGVTPLEVADAYATLARGGVREPAYIVSEIRDAQGRVLYRHQSHKEAVVDEKVAYLLADMMRDVMEPHRFPAGIPLYQPSSGTGYSVHNNYFRRPAAGKTGTHQDRDVWFVGFTPQYAAAVWVGYDEYNDKVRSLPRGASGAGVPGPIWGRIMAAAHEGKPVRWFDPPRGIVTATVCANTGLLPGPNCPEEFQYREVFIAGTQPSEAENLWVKMPVCAENPEFLYAPNCACTPQEKAFFNRPLANLPENAPEPKDYALMPPDPEKASCAASPVFQRDRGPNEIWLTPQGAVPGEMAVTGAPGATVTVRLTDVAGRDHQVSVPLPDRQIQVGALQSVEVPLTLPAEPGQQEYRITATSTAPDGGKTTLVVRLLVTVQGAAPGQGGGNGGDGGNGGGRGDQGATVTVRLLGDAGATGPAAPVQVRAGQPLELTIEDGIGQDHNNVVIMVDGQPMPPVKVRANRSTTLTFTFDHPAQHRIDISHLPNHPAEDVTIVVEVVAAEGGGSEGGEDGSEGGQAILPIGPGVFRVDWDRWWAALTGRAA, encoded by the coding sequence GTGGCCGGTTATCCCCATGCGCCCGCGGGCGGTGGCCCGCGGCGGCGCAAGCCATGGTGGCGCCGCATTCGCTGGATGCGGCTCTTCCTGTTCCTGGTCTTCCTGTTCGGAATCAGCGGCACCGTGCTGGCGGCCGGTTTCATGATGGGCGCGGTGCGGGCCATGGGGCCCATCACCGCCCTGCGCCCCCAGGTGGCCCAAACGTCCTTCATTTATGACCGCCACGGCGAGCTGCTGACCGAGATCACCGGACCCGAGAACCGCATCGTCGTTCCCCTAGAGCAAATCCCCGAACACGTCCGGCAGGCCTTCATCGCCATCGAGGACGAGCGTTTCTACGATCACTTCGGGGTCGATCCCATCGGCATCGCGCGGGCCCTGATCAACAACCTGCGGGGCGGCTACCTGCAGGGTGCCAGCACCATCACCCAGCAGCTGGCCCGCAGCGCCTTCCTGACCCAGGACCGGACCTGGCGGCGCAAGGTCCAGGAGGCCATCCTGGCCATCGAGCTGGAACGCCGCTTCACCAAGGACGAGATCCTGGAGATGTACCTCAACCAGATCTACTTCGGGAACGGGGCCTACGGCATCCAGGCGGCATCGTACACCTACTTCGGCAAGCCGGTGGAGGAACTCACCATCGCCGAAGCGGCGGTGCTGGCCGGCATCCCCAAGAACCCGTCGGCCTACCCTCCGCCGCCCATCCCGGAACCGGGGGACGAACCGTCGCCGGAGGACCAGCAGCGGGCCGAAAACGGCCGCTGGAAGGAGCGCCAGCGCCTGGTCCTGACCAAGATGCGGGAACTGGGCTTCATTACCGAAGAGCAGTACCGCGCGGCGCTGGAGGAAGACGTCCTGGGCAACCGGCCCAAGACCGCACCGAACAATCCCCAGCGGGACCAGAACGTCTTCGGCCACGTGGTGGATTACGTCATCGAGGAAACCCAGCGCATCCTGGCCGAACAGCTGGCGGCAACCCGCGGGCTCAGCCCGTCGGAGGCCCAGCAGCGGGCCGAAAGCATGCTCTACCAGGGCGGCCTGCGCATCTATTCCACGGTCGATCCCGAACTCCAGCGGGCAGCGTACCGCGCCCAGCATGAGCACCTGCGCCGGCTGGGCTACCCCATGCCGACCCCGGAGGACCGGTTGCGCGGGCCCCAGGCGGCCGCCGTCCTCATCGATGTGGAACAGGCCCAGGTGGTGGCCCTGGTGGGCGGGCGCTTCTACGACGGCCCCCTGGGCGCCCGCAACTTCAACCGGGCCACCACGGCCCGGCGCAGCCTGGGGTCGGCCACCAAGCCCCTGACCGCCTACGGCCCGGCGCTGGCCGCGGGCTACACGCCCGCCACCGCCGTGGACGATGTGATCCAGGTGGTGCCCTCGGGCGGTTCCACCAAACCCATCGGCAACTACGACGACCGGTACTTCGGCTTCACACCCTTCCGCTTCGGTCTGAAGCGGTCCATCAACACCGTGGCCATCCAGGCCGTCCAGCTGGTGGGCGTTGACCAGGCCTGGGAGTTCGGCCGGCGGCTGGGGCTGAATCTGGTCGAGAAGGACCGGGATATTTCCCCCCTGGCCCTCGGGGGGTTCACCAACGGGGTCACCCCGCTGGAGGTGGCCGACGCTTACGCCACCCTGGCCCGCGGGGGCGTGCGGGAACCCGCCTACATCGTGTCGGAGATCCGGGACGCCCAGGGCCGGGTGCTGTACCGCCACCAGAGCCACAAGGAGGCCGTGGTGGACGAGAAGGTGGCCTACCTCTTGGCCGACATGATGCGCGACGTGATGGAACCCCACCGCTTCCCCGCCGGCATCCCGCTCTACCAGCCGTCGTCGGGCACCGGCTACAGCGTGCACAACAACTACTTCCGCCGTCCGGCCGCCGGCAAGACGGGCACCCATCAGGACCGGGACGTCTGGTTCGTCGGCTTCACGCCCCAGTACGCCGCGGCGGTATGGGTGGGCTATGACGAGTACAACGACAAGGTCCGCAGCCTGCCGCGCGGTGCGTCGGGCGCCGGCGTCCCCGGCCCCATCTGGGGCCGCATCATGGCCGCGGCCCACGAGGGCAAGCCCGTGCGCTGGTTCGACCCGCCCCGGGGCATCGTGACCGCCACCGTCTGCGCCAACACGGGGCTCTTGCCCGGGCCCAACTGCCCGGAGGAATTCCAGTACCGGGAGGTCTTCATCGCCGGCACCCAGCCCTCCGAGGCCGAAAACCTGTGGGTGAAGATGCCCGTCTGCGCGGAGAACCCCGAGTTCCTCTACGCGCCCAACTGCGCGTGTACACCGCAGGAGAAGGCCTTCTTCAACCGGCCCCTGGCGAATCTGCCGGAGAACGCGCCCGAACCCAAGGACTACGCCCTGATGCCACCCGATCCGGAGAAGGCGTCGTGCGCCGCGTCGCCGGTGTTCCAGCGGGACAGAGGTCCCAACGAGATCTGGCTCACCCCCCAGGGCGCGGTCCCCGGCGAGATGGCGGTGACCGGGGCCCCGGGCGCCACCGTGACCGTCCGCCTCACGGACGTGGCCGGCCGTGACCATCAGGTCAGCGTGCCCTTGCCGGACCGGCAGATCCAGGTGGGCGCCCTGCAAAGCGTGGAGGTCCCGCTGACCCTACCCGCGGAGCCGGGCCAGCAGGAGTACCGGATCACCGCCACGTCCACCGCCCCCGACGGCGGGAAGACCACCCTGGTGGTCCGCCTGCTGGTCACCGTCCAGGGGGCGGCGCCCGGCCAGGGTGGCGGGAACGGTGGCGACGGCGGCAACGGCGGGGGCCGTGGTGACCAAGGCGCCACGGTGACCGTCCGGCTGCTGGGCGACGCAGGCGCCACCGGTCCCGCGGCGCCCGTGCAGGTGCGGGCCGGGCAGCCGCTCGAGCTGACCATCGAGGACGGCATCGGCCAGGACCACAACAACGTGGTGATCATGGTCGACGGCCAGCCCATGCCGCCGGTCAAGGTGCGGGCCAACCGCTCGACCACGCTCACCTTCACCTTCGACCATCCGGCGCAACACCGGATCGACATCTCCCACCTTCCGAACCATCCGGCGGAGGACGTCACCATCGTGGTCGAGGTGGTGGCGGCGGAAGGCGGCGGGAGCGAGGGTGGCGAGGATGGCAGCGAGGGCGGGCAGGCCATCCTGCCCATCGGGCCCGGGGTGTTCCGGGTCGACTGGGATCGCTGGTGGGCGGCCCTGACGGGCCGGGCGGCGTGA
- a CDS encoding DUF2905 family protein, whose amino-acid sequence MRTVGLTDIGRWLVFMGLGLAALGLLLWLAGRAGFGGLPGDIVIRRGNFTFFFPLASSLLLSLLLTLVLNLLFRGR is encoded by the coding sequence GTGAGGACCGTGGGGCTGACGGACATCGGACGCTGGCTGGTGTTCATGGGCCTGGGCCTGGCGGCCCTGGGGCTCCTTCTCTGGCTCGCCGGCCGGGCCGGCTTCGGCGGCCTGCCTGGGGATATCGTCATCCGGCGCGGAAACTTCACCTTCTTTTTTCCTCTCGCCAGCTCGCTGCTGTTGAGCTTGCTCTTGACCCTGGTGCTGAATCTGCTGTTCCGCGGGCGCTAG
- the ruvC gene encoding crossover junction endodeoxyribonuclease RuvC, with product MQVLGIDPGTATMGFGVVAVAGTTLVPVTYGVIRTPASQPPAQRLAAIYRDLQELLRRYQPQAMAVERLFFQKNRSSALHVGQARGVALLAAAQAGLPVHEYAPHEVKQAVVGYGRASKVQVQRMVQALLGLARPPVPDDAADALAVAVCCLHAQTSAWGGTGAPGRGGSRGLPDAGAAPFQRGAVR from the coding sequence TTGCAGGTGCTGGGCATCGACCCGGGGACGGCGACCATGGGCTTCGGCGTCGTGGCGGTGGCCGGTACCACCCTGGTGCCCGTGACCTACGGCGTGATCCGTACCCCGGCCAGCCAGCCCCCGGCTCAGCGCCTGGCCGCCATCTACCGGGATCTCCAGGAGCTCCTCCGCCGCTACCAGCCCCAGGCGATGGCGGTGGAGCGCCTGTTCTTCCAGAAGAACCGGTCCAGCGCCCTGCACGTGGGACAGGCCCGGGGTGTCGCCCTGCTGGCAGCGGCCCAGGCGGGGCTTCCCGTCCACGAGTACGCTCCCCACGAGGTCAAGCAGGCGGTGGTGGGGTACGGCCGCGCCTCCAAGGTCCAGGTGCAGCGCATGGTCCAGGCGCTGCTCGGGCTCGCCCGGCCGCCCGTTCCGGACGATGCCGCCGATGCCCTGGCGGTGGCCGTGTGTTGCCTGCATGCCCAGACCTCGGCTTGGGGCGGGACCGGGGCTCCGGGGCGGGGCGGATCGCGGGGCCTCCCCGACGCCGGTGCGGCACCGTTCCAGAGGGGGGCGGTCCGGTGA
- a CDS encoding YebC/PmpR family DNA-binding transcriptional regulator, whose amino-acid sequence MAGHSKWANRKHRKARQDAKKGKIFSKLAREIITAVRQGGGDPEANPRLRLALERARQFSMPAENIERAIKRGLGESEAENYEELVYEGYGPGGVALMLEILTDNRNRSAGEIRHIFAKHGGNLGESGCVAWMFDRKGVITVSAQGAPAEDDLLLLAVEAGAEDLKAEDGSFVIYTDPDDLHRVREALEKAGVPVEDAGLRMVPKTEVKVEGKEAEQLLRLLDALEDHDDVQEIYGNFELPDELLVES is encoded by the coding sequence ATGGCCGGGCACTCCAAGTGGGCCAACCGCAAGCACCGCAAGGCTCGGCAGGACGCGAAGAAGGGGAAGATCTTCTCCAAGCTGGCCCGGGAGATCATCACCGCCGTGCGGCAGGGCGGCGGGGATCCGGAGGCCAATCCCCGCCTGCGCCTGGCGCTGGAGCGGGCGCGCCAGTTCAGCATGCCGGCGGAGAACATCGAGCGGGCCATCAAGCGCGGCCTGGGCGAGTCCGAGGCGGAGAACTACGAGGAGCTCGTCTACGAAGGCTACGGCCCCGGCGGCGTAGCCCTCATGCTGGAGATCCTGACCGACAACCGCAACCGTAGCGCCGGCGAGATCCGGCATATCTTCGCCAAGCACGGCGGCAACCTGGGCGAGAGCGGGTGCGTGGCCTGGATGTTCGACCGCAAGGGCGTCATCACCGTCTCGGCCCAGGGAGCGCCCGCGGAAGACGACCTGCTGCTCCTGGCCGTGGAGGCGGGGGCCGAGGATCTGAAGGCCGAGGACGGCAGCTTCGTGATCTACACCGATCCCGACGACCTTCACCGGGTCCGGGAGGCGCTGGAAAAGGCCGGCGTGCCGGTGGAGGATGCCGGGCTGCGCATGGTCCCCAAGACCGAGGTGAAGGTGGAGGGCAAGGAGGCGGAGCAGTTGCTGCGGCTGCTGGATGCCCTGGAGGACCACGACGACGTGCAGGAGATCTACGGCAACTTCGAGCTGCCCGACGAGCTGCTGGTGGAATCCTGA
- the ruvB gene encoding Holliday junction branch migration DNA helicase RuvB — MIEEERVVSSRLQAGDAPLEAGLRPQSLDDFPGQERVKEKLSIYIQAARERGDALDHVLLYGPPGLGKTSLAQVIARELGVGFRMTSGPAIERAGDLAALLTNLNDRDVLFIDEIHRLPRPVEEILYPAMEDFALDLIIGKGPAARSLRIDLPRFTLVGATTRAGRLTGPLRDRFGVLLRLEYYRPEELTRIVLRAAGILGVAIDPEGAAEVARRARGTPRVANRLLRRLRDYAQVRAEGVITAEVARAGLDLMEVDPLGLDRADRRLLAVMAQHYGGGPVGLETLAAAIGEEPETIEDVYEPYLMQMGFLQRTPRGRVLARRAYEHLGLPVPAWLDAEGPETGVRPGGARAGSGPARGGSGSSRDETGSAQQELPGLGL, encoded by the coding sequence GTGATCGAGGAAGAACGCGTGGTCTCCAGCCGCCTGCAGGCCGGCGATGCACCGCTGGAGGCGGGGCTGCGGCCCCAGTCCCTGGACGACTTCCCGGGCCAGGAAAGGGTCAAGGAGAAGCTTTCCATCTATATTCAGGCGGCCCGCGAGCGGGGCGACGCCCTGGACCACGTGCTGCTGTACGGTCCCCCCGGCCTGGGCAAGACGTCCCTGGCCCAGGTCATCGCCCGGGAGCTGGGCGTGGGCTTCCGGATGACCTCCGGTCCTGCCATCGAGCGGGCCGGTGACCTGGCCGCGCTCCTGACCAACCTGAACGACCGGGACGTCTTGTTCATCGACGAGATCCACCGGCTGCCGCGACCGGTCGAGGAGATCCTCTACCCGGCCATGGAGGATTTCGCCCTGGACCTGATCATCGGCAAGGGTCCGGCCGCCCGGTCCCTGCGCATCGACCTGCCCCGCTTCACCCTGGTGGGTGCGACCACCCGGGCGGGACGGCTGACGGGTCCTTTGCGGGACCGCTTTGGCGTGCTGCTGCGCCTGGAGTACTACCGGCCGGAGGAGCTGACCCGGATCGTGTTGCGGGCCGCCGGCATCCTGGGGGTGGCCATCGACCCCGAAGGTGCCGCGGAGGTGGCCCGGCGGGCGCGAGGCACGCCGCGGGTGGCGAACCGGTTGCTGCGCCGGTTGCGCGATTACGCCCAGGTGCGGGCGGAGGGCGTCATCACCGCGGAGGTGGCCCGGGCGGGCCTGGATCTGATGGAGGTCGACCCGCTGGGCCTGGATCGGGCCGACCGGCGGCTGCTGGCGGTCATGGCCCAGCATTACGGCGGCGGGCCGGTGGGGCTGGAGACCCTGGCCGCGGCCATCGGCGAGGAACCCGAAACCATCGAGGACGTCTACGAGCCCTACCTCATGCAAATGGGTTTCCTCCAGCGCACGCCCCGCGGGCGGGTCCTGGCGCGCCGCGCCTACGAGCATCTGGGGCTGCCCGTGCCGGCCTGGCTGGATGCTGAAGGCCCCGAAACGGGGGTGCGGCCCGGCGGGGCCCGGGCGGGCTCCGGCCCGGCCCGCGGCGGTTCGGGCTCGTCCCGGGACGAAACCGGCAGCGCCCAGCAGGAACTGCCCGGGCTGGGCTTGTAA
- the sigI gene encoding RNA polymerase sigma factor SigI, with amino-acid sequence MHPSPLGTDQLIVQAKAGDEHARNELIRAYTPFVLKVASRVCGRYLHAGQDEEISIGLLAFNEAIDRFDDTRGNNFIAFAETVIKRRLIDHFRKQSATRAVVPFSDLETEDEEGHPVNQVDVQAALDQHALAEEAWERRQEILRFQQELARFGIRFSDLVENCPKHKDARDRAIQVARRLASVPAYREALLKNRTLPLRELAADPEVQASRKTLERQRKYIVAVALILIGDYVFLQEYLA; translated from the coding sequence ATGCATCCGAGCCCCCTGGGGACGGACCAGTTGATCGTCCAGGCCAAGGCCGGGGATGAGCATGCCCGCAACGAGTTGATCCGGGCGTACACCCCCTTTGTGCTCAAGGTGGCCTCCCGCGTGTGCGGCCGCTACCTGCACGCCGGCCAGGACGAGGAGATCAGCATCGGCCTTTTGGCCTTCAACGAGGCCATCGACCGCTTCGACGACACCCGGGGCAACAACTTCATCGCCTTCGCCGAGACGGTGATCAAGCGCCGGCTCATCGACCACTTCCGCAAGCAGTCGGCGACGCGGGCCGTGGTCCCCTTCAGCGACCTGGAGACCGAAGACGAGGAGGGCCACCCCGTCAACCAGGTGGACGTCCAGGCTGCCCTGGACCAGCACGCCCTGGCGGAGGAAGCCTGGGAACGCCGCCAGGAGATCCTGCGCTTCCAGCAGGAGCTTGCCCGCTTCGGCATCCGCTTCAGCGATCTGGTGGAGAACTGCCCCAAGCACAAGGATGCGCGGGACCGGGCCATCCAGGTGGCCCGGCGCCTGGCGTCGGTGCCGGCATACCGGGAGGCGCTGCTGAAGAACCGGACCCTGCCCTTGCGGGAACTGGCGGCCGACCCCGAGGTGCAGGCGTCCCGCAAGACGCTCGAGCGCCAGCGCAAGTACATCGTCGCCGTTGCCCTGATCCTCATCGGCGATTATGTATTCCTCCAGGAATACCTGGCGTGA
- the tyrS gene encoding tyrosine--tRNA ligase — translation MAQPGGPALPAHEQLELLRRGAAEIVSEEELLQKLQRSVETGRPLRVKLGLDPTAPDLHIGHTVVLRKLRQFQDLGHQVVLIIGDFTGRIGDPTGKSVTRPQLTEEQVRANARTYAEQLGRILDMERTELTFNARWLGPMTFADVIRLAARYTVARMLERDDFAQRYREGRPIAIHEFLYPLAQAYDSVAVRADVELGGTDQKFNLLVGREIQREYGQEAQVALLMPLLEGTDGKDKMSKSLGNYIAIADPPGEMFGKTMSIPDELIVKYMVLATDLDMGEIRRLEQGMASGQVNPRDAKLRLAHALVRMYHGRAAADAAQEEFLRVFSRHELPAEMPEVVLPAPRLDAVRLLRAAGMASSNSEARRLIEQGAVRLDGQRVASPQDELAPADGAVLQVGKRRFARLRLPGSR, via the coding sequence ATGGCCCAACCGGGTGGCCCGGCACTCCCGGCCCACGAGCAGCTGGAGCTGCTCCGCCGCGGAGCCGCGGAGATCGTTTCGGAAGAGGAGCTCTTGCAGAAGCTGCAGCGGTCCGTGGAAACGGGCCGGCCCCTGCGGGTGAAGCTGGGGCTTGATCCCACCGCTCCCGACCTGCACATCGGCCATACGGTGGTGCTGCGCAAGCTGCGGCAGTTCCAGGACCTTGGGCACCAGGTGGTCCTGATCATCGGCGATTTCACCGGCCGCATCGGCGACCCGACAGGCAAGTCGGTGACCCGCCCGCAGCTTACGGAGGAACAGGTCCGGGCCAACGCCCGCACCTACGCCGAGCAGCTGGGGCGCATCCTGGACATGGAGCGGACGGAGCTCACCTTCAACGCCCGGTGGCTCGGGCCCATGACCTTCGCCGACGTGATCCGCCTGGCGGCCCGGTATACCGTGGCCCGGATGCTGGAGCGGGACGACTTCGCCCAGCGCTATCGGGAAGGGCGGCCCATCGCCATCCACGAGTTCCTCTACCCGCTGGCCCAGGCCTACGACTCGGTGGCGGTGCGCGCCGACGTAGAGCTGGGCGGGACGGATCAGAAGTTCAATCTTCTGGTCGGCCGGGAGATCCAGCGCGAGTACGGCCAGGAGGCCCAGGTGGCCCTGCTGATGCCCCTCTTGGAGGGCACCGACGGCAAGGACAAGATGTCCAAGTCCCTGGGGAACTACATCGCCATCGCCGACCCGCCGGGCGAGATGTTCGGCAAGACCATGTCCATCCCCGACGAGCTGATCGTCAAGTACATGGTGCTGGCCACGGATCTGGACATGGGCGAGATCCGCCGGCTGGAGCAGGGCATGGCCTCCGGTCAGGTGAACCCGCGGGATGCCAAGCTCCGCCTGGCCCACGCCCTGGTGCGGATGTACCACGGCCGGGCGGCGGCCGATGCGGCCCAGGAGGAGTTCCTGCGGGTCTTCAGCCGGCACGAGCTGCCGGCCGAGATGCCCGAGGTGGTGCTGCCGGCCCCGCGCCTGGATGCCGTACGGCTGCTGCGCGCGGCCGGCATGGCGTCGTCGAACAGCGAGGCCCGCCGCCTGATCGAGCAGGGCGCCGTGCGCCTGGACGGCCAGCGGGTGGCTTCCCCCCAGGACGAACTGGCCCCCGCGGACGGGGCCGTCCTTCAGGTGGGCAAGCGGCGGTTCGCGCGGCTGCGGTTGCCGGGTTCCCGCTAG